A region from the Leopardus geoffroyi isolate Oge1 chromosome E3, O.geoffroyi_Oge1_pat1.0, whole genome shotgun sequence genome encodes:
- the PRSS53 gene encoding serine protease 53 isoform X3 encodes MKQSWGPELLILGAVVLLEGLQAAQHVCGQRGPGPPEPQEGITAPGEWPWQASVRRRGVHICSGSLVADTWVLTAAHCFEKAAVTELNSWSVVLGSLQREGLSPGAEEVGVTTLQLPRAYNHYSQGSDLALLRLAHPMARTPLCLPQSTHRFPFGTSCWATGWDQDTNDAPRTLRNLRLRLISRPTCNCLYNRLHQRLLASPARPGMLCGGAQPGVQGPCQGDSGGPVLCREPDGHWVQAGIISFASSCAQEDTPVLLTNMAAHSSWLQARAQGAAFLSQNPETPEISDEDSCVACGSLRRGGPQAGAPSPWPWDARLKHQGKLACGGALVSEEVVLTAAHCFIGRQTPEEWSIGLGTGPEERGLKQLILHGAYTHPEGGYDVALLLLAQPVTLGPSLRPLCLPYADHHLPDGEHGWVLGLPRQEAGASSPQTVPVTLLGPRACSRLHTALGSDSVPILPGMVCTSVVGEPPHCEANQLAVDRWLWDAADAVRQFLHHCPCTSPIPSTHA; translated from the exons ATGAAGCAGAGCTGGGGACCAGAGCTGCTCATCCTGGGAGCAGTGGTTCTCCTGGAGG gtCTTCAAGCAGCTCAGCACG TATGTGGGCAGCGTGGCCCTGGCCCCCCTGAGCCTCAGGAGGGCATCACAGCACCTGGTGAGTGGCCCTGGCAAGCCAGTGTGAGGAGGCGGGGGGTCCACATCTGCAGCGGATCCCTGGTGGCAGATACCTGGGTCCTCACTGCTGCCCACTGCTTTGAAAA GGCAGCAGTGACAGAACTGAACTCCTGGTCAGTTGTCCTGGGTTCTCTGCAACGTGAGGGGCTGAGCCCAGGGGCTGAGGAGGTGGGGGTGACCACCCTGCAGCTGCCGAGGGCCTATAACCACTACAGCCAAGGCTCAGACCTGGCCCTGCTCCGACTCGCCCACCCCATGGCCCGCACACCCCTCTGCTTGCCTCAGTCTACCCATCGCTTTCCTTTTGGGACCTCCTGCTGGGCTACTGGCTGGGATCAGGACACCAATGATG CTCCCAGGACCCTACGGAATCTGCGCCTGCGTCTAATCAGCCGTCCCACGTGTAACTGTCTCTACAACCGGCTGCACCAGCGGCTGCTGGCCAGCCCAGCTCGGCCTGGGATGCTGTGTGGGGGCGCCCAGCCTGGGGTGCAGGGGCCCTGTCAG GGAGATTCTGGGGGCCCCGTGCTGTGCCGTGAGCCTGATGGACATTGGGTTCAGGCTGGGATCATCAGCTTTGCATCAAGCTGTGCCCAAGAAGACACTCCTGTGTTGCTGACCAACATGGCTGCTCACAGCTCCTGGCTGCAGGCTCGAGCTCAGGGGGCAGCCTTCCTGTCCCAGAACCCAGAGACCCCAGAGATCAGTGATGAGGACAGCTGTGTAG CCTGTGGATCCTTGAGGAGAGGAGGTCCCCAGGCAGGAGCCCCCTCCCCATGGCCCTGGGATGCCAGGCTGAAGCACCAGGGGAAGCTGGCCTGTGGTGGAGCCCTGGTGTCAGAGGAGGTAGTGCTGACTGCTGCCCACTGCTTCATTGG GCGCCAGACCCCAGAGGAATGGAGCATAGGGCTGGGGACCGGACCAGAGGAACGGGGCCTGAAGCAGCTCATCCTACATGGGGCTTATACCCACCCAGAGGGGGGCTACGATGTGGCACTCCTGCTGCTGGCCCAACCTGTGACACTGGGCCCCAGCCTTCGGCCCCTCTGCCTGCCATATGCCGACCACCACCTGCCTGATGGGGAACATGGCTGGGTCCTGGGGCTGCCCCGCCAAGAAGCAG GTGCCAGCTCCCCTCAGACAGTGCCTGTGACCCTCTTGGGACCCAGGGCCTGCAGCCGGCTGCATACAGCTCTTGGGAGCGACAGTGTCCCCATTCTGCCAGGAATGGTGTGTACCAGTGTTGTGGGTGAGCCGCCCCACTGTGAG GCAAACCAGCTGGCTGTTGACAGGTGGCTCTGGGATGCTGCAGACGCAGTGAGACAATTCCTGCATCACTGCCCCTGTACCTCCCCCATTCCCTCCACCCACGCATGA
- the PRSS53 gene encoding serine protease 53 isoform X1, producing the protein MKQSWGPELLILGAVVLLEGLQAAQHVCGQRGPGPPEPQEGITAPGEWPWQASVRRRGVHICSGSLVADTWVLTAAHCFEKAAVTELNSWSVVLGSLQREGLSPGAEEVGVTTLQLPRAYNHYSQGSDLALLRLAHPMARTPLCLPQSTHRFPFGTSCWATGWDQDTNDAPRTLRNLRLRLISRPTCNCLYNRLHQRLLASPARPGMLCGGAQPGVQGPCQGDSGGPVLCREPDGHWVQAGIISFASSCAQEDTPVLLTNMAAHSSWLQARAQGAAFLSQNPETPEISDEDSCVACGSLRRGGPQAGAPSPWPWDARLKHQGKLACGGALVSEEVVLTAAHCFIGRQTPEEWSIGLGTGPEERGLKQLILHGAYTHPEGGYDVALLLLAQPVTLGPSLRPLCLPYADHHLPDGEHGWVLGLPRQEAGASSPQTVPVTLLGPRACSRLHTALGSDSVPILPGMVCTSVVGEPPHCEGLSGAPLVHEVRGTWFLAGLHSFGDACQGPARPAVFAALPAYENWVSSLDWQVYFAEEPEPEAETGSCLANMSKPAGC; encoded by the exons ATGAAGCAGAGCTGGGGACCAGAGCTGCTCATCCTGGGAGCAGTGGTTCTCCTGGAGG gtCTTCAAGCAGCTCAGCACG TATGTGGGCAGCGTGGCCCTGGCCCCCCTGAGCCTCAGGAGGGCATCACAGCACCTGGTGAGTGGCCCTGGCAAGCCAGTGTGAGGAGGCGGGGGGTCCACATCTGCAGCGGATCCCTGGTGGCAGATACCTGGGTCCTCACTGCTGCCCACTGCTTTGAAAA GGCAGCAGTGACAGAACTGAACTCCTGGTCAGTTGTCCTGGGTTCTCTGCAACGTGAGGGGCTGAGCCCAGGGGCTGAGGAGGTGGGGGTGACCACCCTGCAGCTGCCGAGGGCCTATAACCACTACAGCCAAGGCTCAGACCTGGCCCTGCTCCGACTCGCCCACCCCATGGCCCGCACACCCCTCTGCTTGCCTCAGTCTACCCATCGCTTTCCTTTTGGGACCTCCTGCTGGGCTACTGGCTGGGATCAGGACACCAATGATG CTCCCAGGACCCTACGGAATCTGCGCCTGCGTCTAATCAGCCGTCCCACGTGTAACTGTCTCTACAACCGGCTGCACCAGCGGCTGCTGGCCAGCCCAGCTCGGCCTGGGATGCTGTGTGGGGGCGCCCAGCCTGGGGTGCAGGGGCCCTGTCAG GGAGATTCTGGGGGCCCCGTGCTGTGCCGTGAGCCTGATGGACATTGGGTTCAGGCTGGGATCATCAGCTTTGCATCAAGCTGTGCCCAAGAAGACACTCCTGTGTTGCTGACCAACATGGCTGCTCACAGCTCCTGGCTGCAGGCTCGAGCTCAGGGGGCAGCCTTCCTGTCCCAGAACCCAGAGACCCCAGAGATCAGTGATGAGGACAGCTGTGTAG CCTGTGGATCCTTGAGGAGAGGAGGTCCCCAGGCAGGAGCCCCCTCCCCATGGCCCTGGGATGCCAGGCTGAAGCACCAGGGGAAGCTGGCCTGTGGTGGAGCCCTGGTGTCAGAGGAGGTAGTGCTGACTGCTGCCCACTGCTTCATTGG GCGCCAGACCCCAGAGGAATGGAGCATAGGGCTGGGGACCGGACCAGAGGAACGGGGCCTGAAGCAGCTCATCCTACATGGGGCTTATACCCACCCAGAGGGGGGCTACGATGTGGCACTCCTGCTGCTGGCCCAACCTGTGACACTGGGCCCCAGCCTTCGGCCCCTCTGCCTGCCATATGCCGACCACCACCTGCCTGATGGGGAACATGGCTGGGTCCTGGGGCTGCCCCGCCAAGAAGCAG GTGCCAGCTCCCCTCAGACAGTGCCTGTGACCCTCTTGGGACCCAGGGCCTGCAGCCGGCTGCATACAGCTCTTGGGAGCGACAGTGTCCCCATTCTGCCAGGAATGGTGTGTACCAGTGTTGTGGGTGAGCCGCCCCACTGTGAG GGCCTGTCCGGGGCACCACTGGTGCACGAGGTGAGGGGCACATGGTTCCTGGCTGGGCTACACAGCTTTGGAGATGCCTGCCAAGGCCCTGCAAGGCCTGCAGTCTTCGCGGCACTTCCCGCCTATGAGAACTGGGTCAGCAGTTTGGACTGGCAGGTCTATTTTGCTGAGGAGCCAGAGCCCGAGGCAGAGACTGGAAGCTGCTTGGCTAACATGA GCAAACCAGCTGGCTGTTGA
- the ZNF646 gene encoding zinc finger protein 646 produces MEDVPTSLSCSDCRRHFPSLPELSRHRELLHPSSKQDSEEADSIPRPYRCQQCGRGYRHPGSLVNHRRTHETGLFPCTTCGKDFTNPVALKSHMRTHAPEGRRRRRPPRSKEVIPHLQGETASSDSRDHRLSPGESWTSQKKHEEETFGCESGPDPRAALSTWEDPPTRQREGWESQPDSEEGAERWGPTTNSTRATPLPTPASNLLSNLEQYLAESVVNFTGGQEPTQSPPAEEERRYKCSQCGKTYKHAGSLTNHRQSHTLGIYPCAICFKEFSNLMALKNHSRLHAQYQPYQCPHCPRAFRIPRELLEHQQSHEGERQERLWEEKEMPTTNGHTDESSQDQLPSTQTLNCSGELSTSGELEDSGLEEYRPFRCGDCGRTYRHAGSLINHRKSHQTGVYPCSICSKQLFNAAALKNHVRAHHRPRQGAGEDGQPSVPPAPLPLADTTHKDEEVPTTTLDHRPYKCDECGRAYRHRGSLVNHRHSHRTGEYQCSLCPRKYPNLMALRNHVRVHCKAARRSAGPGAEGPPSHLKVDLPPDPMEAEAAPPTDQGHGCKHKEETTDVPPAADRTAPQICSMCGMLFEDAESLEHHGRTHGEREDSKTETRVSPPRAFACQDCGKSYRHSGSLINHRQTHQTGDFSCGACAKHFHTMAAMKNHLRRHSGRWSKQHRRRASSAGSGGEAKIPSGGSWAQELVENSEGLDCPQDPSGGSPNVAQGNLESDGGRLQADTERDRCGLERDEACFQGDKESRVTEEGLEKKEACFLDNLDIPDVEESNGTRFCDDLSGVGEGEKLATDQPSSSCHPPEAVTSWPAEVSHTCSDCGHSFPHVTGLLSHRPCHPPGIYQCSLCPKEFDSLPALRSHFQNHGPGEAAPAQPFLCCLCGMIFPGRAGYRLHRRQAHDSSGMTEGSEEEGEEEGASGAASTRSPPLQLSEAELLNQLQREVEALDGAGYGHICGCCGQTYDDLGSLERHHQSQSSGNTVDKSPSHLESGDAMGRVADHDHVFEDAVACLSGEGGDTKSGEGVGAMVVDNLCMQGGESSLEAQPRPFRCNQCGKTYRHGGSLVNHRKIHQTGDFICPVCSRCYPNLAAYRNHLRNHPRCKGSEPQVGPVPEAGGSSEPQNMAEEGLGQADVGKFQEELKVEPLEEVARVKEEEWEEAAVKGEEVEPRLETAEKSCQTEASSERPFSCEVCGRSYKHAGSLINHRQSHQTGHFGCQACSKGFSNLMSLKNHRRIHADPRRFRCSECGKAFRLRKQLASHQRVHVERGGSGGTRKLIREDRPFRCGQCGRTYRHAGSLLNHRRSHDTGQYSCPTCPKTYSNSMALKDHQRLHSESRRRRAGLSRRAAVRCALCGRGFPGRGSLEQHLREHEEDTKSGLRGPNGTEGSEGNLANDQGLEDTSGGTESVLQLEDGARRLGGQSLSPIRATSSEATELVSWDMGNAEGRQGDGGPVDHGGDWVPQGHILTKPEEESGNSIPKSPCHLGNSQSNGPSLSPVDSWDDGDSQPQLRQESHTFSCSHCGKTYCHSEDPLDCHSTSKTDRHCCLLCSKEFLNPVVTKTHSHNHIDAQTFACPECGMAFQSHHELANHLHTHASGLGQMPPLREEARGPEGGAVKDEVDLPGQGEIQKAPSEPPRTPGENTGSANGGQGVKSTVAEDEERPFRCAQCGRSYRHAGSLLNHQKAHTTGLYPCSLCPKLLPNLLSLKNHGRTHTDPKRHRCSICGKAFRTAARLEGHGRVHAPREGPFTCPHCPRHFRRRISFQQHQQQHQEEWTVASSGAPKAPAAGRRDLSLPPPPTPTTPLLDPSPQWPADLSFSL; encoded by the exons ATGGAGGACGTGCCCACCTCACTCAGCTGCTCTGACTGTCGGCGCCACTTTCCTAGTCTTCCGGAACTGTCCAGGCACCGCGAGCTGCTCCATCCATCTTCCAAGCAGGACAGTGAGGAGGCAGACAGCATCCCTCGGCCCTACCGCTGTCAGCAGTGTGGGAGGGGCTACCGTCACCCAGGGAGCTTGGTCAACCACCGCCGGACCCACGAGACTGGACTTTTCCCCTGTACCACCTGTGGCAAGGACTTTACCAATCCCGTGGCCCTCAAGAGCCACATGAGGACTCATGCTCCGGAGGGCCGCCGTAGGCGCCGGCCTCCCCGCTCCAAGGAAGTCATTCCACATCTTCAAGGGGAGACAGCATCCTCTGACTCCAGGGACCACAGGCTCAGCCCTGGGGAAAGCTGGACAAGCCAGAAAAAACATGAGGAAGAGACCTTTGGCTGTGAGTCTGGGCCTGACCCCAGGGCAGCTTTGAGCACTTGGGAAGATCCACCCACCCGACAAAGAGAAGGCTGGGAAAGCCAGCCAGATTCAGAGGAGGGTGCAGAGCGCTGGGGGCCCACTACCAATTCTACCAGAGCcaccccgctccccaccccagccagcaACCTCCTTAGCAATTTGGAACAGTATTTGGCTGAATCGGTAGTGAATTTCACAGGGGGCCAGGAGCCCACTCAGTCCCCTCCTGCTGAGGAAGAACGGCGGTACAAGTGCAGTCAATGTGGCAAGACATACAAGCATGCTGGGAGCCTCACGAACCACCGCCAGAGCCACACCTTGGGCATCTACCCTTGTGCCATCTGCTTCAAAGAGTTCTCTAACCTCATGGCTCTGAAGAACCACTCCCGACTCCATGCCCAGTATCAGCCTTACCAGTGTCCCCACTGTCCCCGTGCCTTTAGGATCCCCCGAGAGCTGCTGGAACACCAACAGTCCCATGAGGGTGAAAGGCAAGAGCGGctatgggaagagaaagagatgccCACAACCAACGGGCACACAGATGAGAGCAGCCAGGATCAGCTCCCTAGTACACAGACGCTGAACTGCTCTGGGGAGCTCAGCACCTCTGGGGAGCTAGAGGACAGTGGCCTAGAGGAGTATCGGCCTTTCCGTTGTGGAGACTGTGGCCGTACTTACCGCCATGCTGGGAGCCTCATCAACCATCGCAAGAGCCACCAGACTGGTGTCTACCCCTGCTCCATCTGTTCCAAGCAGCTGTTCAATGCAGCTGCCCTCAAAAACCATGTGCGGGCTCATCACAGACCCCGGCAAGGAGCTGGGGAGGACGGGCAGCCATCAGTGCCACCAGCTCCCCTGCCTCTGGCTGATACCACCCACAAAGATGAAGAggtccccaccaccaccctggacCACCGCCCCTATAAGTGTGATGAGTGTGGTCGGGCTTACCGCCACCGGGGGAGCCTGGTGAACCACCGCCACAGCCATCGGACAGGAGAGTACCAGTGCTCACTCTGTCCCCGCAAGTATCCTAACCTTATGGCCCTGCGGAACCATGTGCGGGTACATTGCAAAGCTGCTCGCCGCAGTGCAGGCCCAGGGGCTGAGGGTCCCCCCAGCCACCTCAAGGTAGACCTCCCGCCTGACCCCATGGAAGCAGAAGCAGCCCCACCCACTGATCAGGGACATGGGTGCAAACACAAAGAGGAGACCACTGATGTCCCCCCAGCAGCTGATAGGACAGCACCACAGATATGTAGCATGTGTGGGATGCTCTTTGAAGATGCTGAGAGCCTTGAACATCATGGCCGGacccatggggaaagggaagacagCAAGACAGAGACTAGGGTGTCCCCTCCTCGGGCTTTCGCATGCCAAGATTGTGGAAAGAGCTATCGTCACTCAGGCAGCCTTATCAACCACAGGCAGACCCACCAGACGGGGGACTTCAGTTGTGGGGCCTGTGCCAAGCACTTCCACACTATGGCCGCCATGAAGAACCATTTGCGACGCCACAGTGGGCGGTGGAGCAAGCAGCACCGGAGGCGAGCTAGCAGTGCTGGCAGTGGGGGAGAAGCCAAAATCCCATCCGGCGGGAGCTGGGCCCAGGAGTTGGTGGAAAACAGTGAGGGCCTGGACTGTCCGCAAGACCCTTCAGGGGGAAGTCCTAATGTAGCCCAAGGCAACTTGGAAAGTGATGGGGGCCGTTTGCAGGCTGACACTGAAAGGGATAGATGTGGGCTTGAGAGGGATGAGGCCTGTTTCCAGGGTGATAAAGAGAGCAGAGTTACTGAGGAAGGACTGGAAAAGAAGGAGGCTTGTTTCCTTGACAACTTGGACATCCCAGATGTTGAGGAAAGCAATGGGACTCGCTTCTGTGATGATCTCAGTGGGGTGGGTGAAGGCGAGAAACTAGCCACTGACCAGCCCAGCTCCTCTTGCCACCCTCCTGAAGCTGTCACTAGCTGGCCGGCTGAGGTCTCCCACACGTGTTCTGACTGTGGGCATTCTTTCCCTCATGTCACTGGCCTGCTGAGCCATAGGCCCTGCCACCCCCCAGGCATCTATCAGTGCTCTCTCTGCCCGAAGGAGTTTGACTCACTGCCTGCCCTGCGCAGCCACTTCCAGAACCATGGGCCCGGGGAGGCAGCCCCTGCACagcctttcctctgctgcctttgtGGCATGATCTTCCCAGGACGGGCCGGTTACAGGCTTCACCGGCGCCAAGCTCATGACTCCTCTGGCATGACTGAGGGttcagaggaggagggggaagaggaaggagcatCAGGGGCAGCCTCCACCCGTAGCCCTCCACTGCAGCTCTCAGAAGCAGAGCTGTTGAATCAGCTGCAGCGGGAGGTGGAGGCACTGGATGGAGCTGGCTATGGGCACATCTGTGGCTGCTGTGGTCAGACCTATGATGACCTAGGGAGCTTGGAGCGTCACCACCAAAGTCAGAGTTCTGGGAACACCGTAGACAAGTCTCCCAGCCACTTAGAGTCAGGTGATGCTATGGGAAGGGTTGCAGACCATGACCATGTCTTTGAGGACGCAGTGGCCTGCCtctctggggagggtggggacacaAAGTCTGGAGAGGGAGTAGGTGCCATGGTTGTAGACAACCTTTGCATGCAAGGTGGGGAAAGTTCACTGGAGGCCCAACCCCGCCCCTTCCGCTGCAACCAGTGTGGCAAGACCTACCGCCATGGGGGCAGCCTGGTGAACCACCGCAAGATCCATCAGACTGGAGACTTCATCTGCCCTGTCTGCTCCCGCTGCTACCCCAACCTGGCTGCCTACCGTAATCATCTGCGAAACCACCCCCGCTGCAAAGGCtctgagccccaagtggggcccgtgccagaggcaggaggcagCAGCGAGCCCCAGAACATGGCAGAAGAAGGGCTGGGGCAGGCAGATGTGGGAAAGTTTCAGGAGGAACTTAAAGTGGAACCCTTGGAGGAGGTGGCAAGGGTGAAagaggaggagtgggaggaggcCGCTgtgaagggggaggaggtggagccAAGGTTGGAGACCGCAGAGAAGAGCTGCCAGACTGAGGCCAGCTCTGAGCGGCCCTTCAGCTGTGAGGTGTGCGGCCGGTCGTACAAGCACGCTGGCAGCCTCATCAATCACCGGCAGAGCCACCAGACTGGACACTTTGGCTGCCAGGCCTGCTCCAAAGGCTTCTCAAACCTCATGTCTCTCAAAAACCACCGGCGCATCCATGCAGATCCCCGGCGTTTCCGCTGCAGcgaatgtgggaaggccttccGCCTGCGGAAACAGCTGGCCAGCCACCAGCGGGTGCATGTTGAGCGGGGTGGGAGCGGGGGCACTCGGAAGCTGATTCGGGAAGATCGGCCCTTCCGGTGTGGGCAGTGTGGACGGACCTACCGCCATGCTGGCAGCCTCCTAAACCACCGGCGCAGCCACGACACAGGCCAGTACAGCTGTCCCACCTGCCCCAAGACCTACTCCAACAGCATGGCCCTAAAGGACCACCAGAGGCTGCACTCAGAGAGCCGGCGGCGGCGAGCAGGGCTATCTCGGCGAGCAGCTGTGCGCTGTGCCCTCTGTGGCCGAGGCTTCCCTGGCCGGGGATCTTTGGAGCAGCACCTGCGAGAGCATGAGGAGGATACCAAAAGTGGTCTGAGAGGTCCAAATGGCACAGAGGGCAGTGAGGGGAACCTGGCTAATGACCAGGGACTAGAGGACACATCAGGTGGTACTGAGTCAGTTCTCCAGCTGGAGGATGGagccaggaggctgggggggCAGAGTCTGAGCCCCATCAGGGCAACAAGTTCAGAAGCCACAGAACTGGTATCCTGGGACATGGGGAATGCAGAAGGGAGGCAAGGAGATGGGGGACCAGTGGATCATGGTGGAGATTGGGTTCCTCAGGGTCATATACTGACCAAGCCAGAAGAAGAGTCAGGGAACAGCATCCCCAAGAGTCCTTGCCACCTTGGCAACAGCCAGTCCAATGGACCTAGTCTGAGTCCAGTGGATAGCTGGGACGATGGAGACAGCCAACCTCAGCTCCGTCAAGAGAGTCACACCTTTTCCTGCAGCCACTGTGGCAAGACATACTGCCACTCGGAAGACCCTTTGGACTGCCATAGCACTTCCAAGACAGACCGCCACTGTTGCCTGCTCTGCTCCAAGGAGTTCTTGAATCCTGTGGTCACTAAGACCCACAGCCACAACCACATAGATGCCCAGACCTTTGCCTGCCCTGAGTGTGGTATGGCCTTTCAGTCCCATCATGAACTAGCCAACCACCTACACACACATGCCAGCGGCCTCGGTCAGATGCCACCCCTGAGAGAGGAGGCCAGAGGTCCTGAAGGTGGGGCTGTGAAGGATGAGGTGGATCTCCCTGGCCAAGGGGAAATCCAAAAGGCCCCATCAGAACCTCCCAGGACCCCAGGAGAGAATACTGGGAGTGCTAATGGGGGGCAAGGAGTAAAGTCCACAGTGGCTGAAGACGAGGAACGGCCCTTCCGTTGTGCCCAGTGTGGGCGTTCCTACCGCCATGCCGGTAGCCTGCTGAACCATCAGAAGGCCCACACCACTGGACTCTAtccctgttccctctgccccaaaCTTCTACCTAACCTGCTGTCCCTTAAGAACCATGGCAGGACCCACACAGACCCCAAGCGCCACCGCTGTAGCATCTGTGGCAAGGCCTTCCGGACAGCTGCCCGGCTGGAGGGTCATGGACGAGTCCATGCACCCCGGGAGGGGCCCTTCACCTGCCCTCATTGTCCCCGCCACTTCCGCCGCCGAATCAGCTtccagcagcaccagcagcagcaccagGAGGAATGGACAGTGGCCAGCTCTG gagccccaaaggcACCAGCAGCGGGCAGACGGGACCTGTCATTGCCCCCTCCACCTACCCCCACGACCCCACTTCTGGATCCTTCACCCCAGTGGCCTGCAGACCTCAGCTTCTCCCTCTGA
- the PRSS53 gene encoding serine protease 53 isoform X2, whose amino-acid sequence MGEGLQAAQHVCGQRGPGPPEPQEGITAPGEWPWQASVRRRGVHICSGSLVADTWVLTAAHCFEKAAVTELNSWSVVLGSLQREGLSPGAEEVGVTTLQLPRAYNHYSQGSDLALLRLAHPMARTPLCLPQSTHRFPFGTSCWATGWDQDTNDAPRTLRNLRLRLISRPTCNCLYNRLHQRLLASPARPGMLCGGAQPGVQGPCQGDSGGPVLCREPDGHWVQAGIISFASSCAQEDTPVLLTNMAAHSSWLQARAQGAAFLSQNPETPEISDEDSCVACGSLRRGGPQAGAPSPWPWDARLKHQGKLACGGALVSEEVVLTAAHCFIGRQTPEEWSIGLGTGPEERGLKQLILHGAYTHPEGGYDVALLLLAQPVTLGPSLRPLCLPYADHHLPDGEHGWVLGLPRQEAGASSPQTVPVTLLGPRACSRLHTALGSDSVPILPGMVCTSVVGEPPHCEGLSGAPLVHEVRGTWFLAGLHSFGDACQGPARPAVFAALPAYENWVSSLDWQVYFAEEPEPEAETGSCLANMSKPAGC is encoded by the exons gtCTTCAAGCAGCTCAGCACG TATGTGGGCAGCGTGGCCCTGGCCCCCCTGAGCCTCAGGAGGGCATCACAGCACCTGGTGAGTGGCCCTGGCAAGCCAGTGTGAGGAGGCGGGGGGTCCACATCTGCAGCGGATCCCTGGTGGCAGATACCTGGGTCCTCACTGCTGCCCACTGCTTTGAAAA GGCAGCAGTGACAGAACTGAACTCCTGGTCAGTTGTCCTGGGTTCTCTGCAACGTGAGGGGCTGAGCCCAGGGGCTGAGGAGGTGGGGGTGACCACCCTGCAGCTGCCGAGGGCCTATAACCACTACAGCCAAGGCTCAGACCTGGCCCTGCTCCGACTCGCCCACCCCATGGCCCGCACACCCCTCTGCTTGCCTCAGTCTACCCATCGCTTTCCTTTTGGGACCTCCTGCTGGGCTACTGGCTGGGATCAGGACACCAATGATG CTCCCAGGACCCTACGGAATCTGCGCCTGCGTCTAATCAGCCGTCCCACGTGTAACTGTCTCTACAACCGGCTGCACCAGCGGCTGCTGGCCAGCCCAGCTCGGCCTGGGATGCTGTGTGGGGGCGCCCAGCCTGGGGTGCAGGGGCCCTGTCAG GGAGATTCTGGGGGCCCCGTGCTGTGCCGTGAGCCTGATGGACATTGGGTTCAGGCTGGGATCATCAGCTTTGCATCAAGCTGTGCCCAAGAAGACACTCCTGTGTTGCTGACCAACATGGCTGCTCACAGCTCCTGGCTGCAGGCTCGAGCTCAGGGGGCAGCCTTCCTGTCCCAGAACCCAGAGACCCCAGAGATCAGTGATGAGGACAGCTGTGTAG CCTGTGGATCCTTGAGGAGAGGAGGTCCCCAGGCAGGAGCCCCCTCCCCATGGCCCTGGGATGCCAGGCTGAAGCACCAGGGGAAGCTGGCCTGTGGTGGAGCCCTGGTGTCAGAGGAGGTAGTGCTGACTGCTGCCCACTGCTTCATTGG GCGCCAGACCCCAGAGGAATGGAGCATAGGGCTGGGGACCGGACCAGAGGAACGGGGCCTGAAGCAGCTCATCCTACATGGGGCTTATACCCACCCAGAGGGGGGCTACGATGTGGCACTCCTGCTGCTGGCCCAACCTGTGACACTGGGCCCCAGCCTTCGGCCCCTCTGCCTGCCATATGCCGACCACCACCTGCCTGATGGGGAACATGGCTGGGTCCTGGGGCTGCCCCGCCAAGAAGCAG GTGCCAGCTCCCCTCAGACAGTGCCTGTGACCCTCTTGGGACCCAGGGCCTGCAGCCGGCTGCATACAGCTCTTGGGAGCGACAGTGTCCCCATTCTGCCAGGAATGGTGTGTACCAGTGTTGTGGGTGAGCCGCCCCACTGTGAG GGCCTGTCCGGGGCACCACTGGTGCACGAGGTGAGGGGCACATGGTTCCTGGCTGGGCTACACAGCTTTGGAGATGCCTGCCAAGGCCCTGCAAGGCCTGCAGTCTTCGCGGCACTTCCCGCCTATGAGAACTGGGTCAGCAGTTTGGACTGGCAGGTCTATTTTGCTGAGGAGCCAGAGCCCGAGGCAGAGACTGGAAGCTGCTTGGCTAACATGA GCAAACCAGCTGGCTGTTGA